One window of Papaver somniferum cultivar HN1 chromosome 9, ASM357369v1, whole genome shotgun sequence genomic DNA carries:
- the LOC113309943 gene encoding protein SUPPRESSOR OF K(+) TRANSPORT GROWTH DEFECT 1-like isoform X2, with translation MNALEYFRTHLKYEKNPKVKETITQKFTEYLRRAEEIQSLLHDGGTGPISNGDAAVATKSKTKPKDGGEGGDEEQTKLRAGLNSAIIREKPNVKWNDVAGLESAKQALQEAVILPVKFPQFFTGKRRPWRAFLLYGPPGTGKSYLAKAVATEADSTFFSISSSDLVSKWMGESEKLVSNLFQMARDSAPSIIFIDEIDSLCGQRGEGNESEASRRIKTELLVQMQGVGNNDEKVLVLAATNTPYSLDQAIRRRFDKRIYIPLPDLKARQHMFKVHLGDTPHNLTESDFEALARKTDGFSGSDIAVSVKDVLFEPVRKTQDAMFFYKNDNMWIPCGPKQPGAIQTTMQELDAQGLASQIVPPPIQRTDFDKVLARQRPTVSKKDLDVHERFTKEFGEEG, from the exons ATGAATGCTTTAGAATACTTTAGGACCCATCTGAAGTATGAGAAGAATCCTAAGgttaaagaaacaataactcaGAAATTCACAGAGTATCTGAGAAGAGCTGAGGAGATTCAATCCTTGTTACACGATGGAGGTACAGGTCCTATTTCTAATGGTGATGCTGCTGTTGCTACAAAATCGAAGACTAAACCTAAGGATGGAGGGGAAGGTGGAGATGAGGAGCAAACAAAACTTAGAGCAGGTCTTAATTCTGCGATCATTAGGGAGAAACCGAATGTTAAGTGGAATGATGTTGCTGGGCTTGAGAGTGCCAAACAGGCGCTACAGGAGGCAGTGATCTTACCAGTTAAATTTCCACAGTTTTTTACTG GGAAGAGACGACCTTGGAGAGCTTTCCTTCTGTATGGTCCACCAGGAACTGGTAAATCTTATCTAGCTAAGGCTGTTGCGACAGAAGCAGACTCAACCTTTTTCAG TATTTCTTCATCTGACCTGGTCTCAAAGTGGATGGGTGAAAGTGAGAAGCTTGTTTCCAACCTTTTCCAGATGGCTCGTGACAGTGCTCCCTCCATCATTTTCATCGATGAAATTGATTCTTTATGTGGCCAGCGCGGGGAGGGAAATGAGAGTGAAGCTTCTCGGCGAATCAAAACAGAACTTCTTGTACAGATGCAG GGTGTTGGAAACAATGATGAGAAAGTTCTCGTTCTTGCAGCCACAAATACACCTTATTCGCTGGACCAG GCCATTCGTAGGCGATTTGACAAGAGGATTTACATCCCTCTTCCTGATTTGAAGGCCAGACAACACATGTTCAAG GTGCATCTTGGAGATACCCCCCATAATTTGACTGAAAGTGACTTCGAGGCCCTAGCTCGCAAAACAGATGGTTTCTCTGGTTCTGATATTGCAGTTTCT GTCAAAGATGTCCTGTTTGAACCCGTACGCAAAACTCAGGATGCGATGTTCTTTTATAAGAACGATAACATGTGGATCCCATGTGGCCCAAAGCAACCTGGAGCCATTCAGACTACAATGCAAGAACTTGATGCACAAGGCCTTGCCTCACAG ATCGTTCCTCCGCCAATTCAAAGAACAGATTTCGATAAAGTACTAGCGAGACAGAGGCCGACAGTGAGCAAAAAGGACCTAGACGTGCATGAGAGATTCACAAAGGAGTTTGGAGAGGAAGGCTGA
- the LOC113309943 gene encoding protein SUPPRESSOR OF K(+) TRANSPORT GROWTH DEFECT 1-like isoform X1 — MYSNFKEQGIEYARQAVKEDNEGNHAKAFQLYMNALEYFRTHLKYEKNPKVKETITQKFTEYLRRAEEIQSLLHDGGTGPISNGDAAVATKSKTKPKDGGEGGDEEQTKLRAGLNSAIIREKPNVKWNDVAGLESAKQALQEAVILPVKFPQFFTGKRRPWRAFLLYGPPGTGKSYLAKAVATEADSTFFSISSSDLVSKWMGESEKLVSNLFQMARDSAPSIIFIDEIDSLCGQRGEGNESEASRRIKTELLVQMQGVGNNDEKVLVLAATNTPYSLDQAIRRRFDKRIYIPLPDLKARQHMFKVHLGDTPHNLTESDFEALARKTDGFSGSDIAVSVKDVLFEPVRKTQDAMFFYKNDNMWIPCGPKQPGAIQTTMQELDAQGLASQIVPPPIQRTDFDKVLARQRPTVSKKDLDVHERFTKEFGEEG, encoded by the exons ATGTATAGCAATTTTAAGGAACAGGGAATAGAATACGCAAGACAAGCTGTAAAAGAAGATAACGAAGGGAATCATGCTAAAGCTTTTCAATTATATATGAATGCTTTAGAATACTTTAGGACCCATCTGAAGTATGAGAAGAATCCTAAGgttaaagaaacaataactcaGAAATTCACAGAGTATCTGAGAAGAGCTGAGGAGATTCAATCCTTGTTACACGATGGAGGTACAGGTCCTATTTCTAATGGTGATGCTGCTGTTGCTACAAAATCGAAGACTAAACCTAAGGATGGAGGGGAAGGTGGAGATGAGGAGCAAACAAAACTTAGAGCAGGTCTTAATTCTGCGATCATTAGGGAGAAACCGAATGTTAAGTGGAATGATGTTGCTGGGCTTGAGAGTGCCAAACAGGCGCTACAGGAGGCAGTGATCTTACCAGTTAAATTTCCACAGTTTTTTACTG GGAAGAGACGACCTTGGAGAGCTTTCCTTCTGTATGGTCCACCAGGAACTGGTAAATCTTATCTAGCTAAGGCTGTTGCGACAGAAGCAGACTCAACCTTTTTCAG TATTTCTTCATCTGACCTGGTCTCAAAGTGGATGGGTGAAAGTGAGAAGCTTGTTTCCAACCTTTTCCAGATGGCTCGTGACAGTGCTCCCTCCATCATTTTCATCGATGAAATTGATTCTTTATGTGGCCAGCGCGGGGAGGGAAATGAGAGTGAAGCTTCTCGGCGAATCAAAACAGAACTTCTTGTACAGATGCAG GGTGTTGGAAACAATGATGAGAAAGTTCTCGTTCTTGCAGCCACAAATACACCTTATTCGCTGGACCAG GCCATTCGTAGGCGATTTGACAAGAGGATTTACATCCCTCTTCCTGATTTGAAGGCCAGACAACACATGTTCAAG GTGCATCTTGGAGATACCCCCCATAATTTGACTGAAAGTGACTTCGAGGCCCTAGCTCGCAAAACAGATGGTTTCTCTGGTTCTGATATTGCAGTTTCT GTCAAAGATGTCCTGTTTGAACCCGTACGCAAAACTCAGGATGCGATGTTCTTTTATAAGAACGATAACATGTGGATCCCATGTGGCCCAAAGCAACCTGGAGCCATTCAGACTACAATGCAAGAACTTGATGCACAAGGCCTTGCCTCACAG ATCGTTCCTCCGCCAATTCAAAGAACAGATTTCGATAAAGTACTAGCGAGACAGAGGCCGACAGTGAGCAAAAAGGACCTAGACGTGCATGAGAGATTCACAAAGGAGTTTGGAGAGGAAGGCTGA